Sequence from the Meleagris gallopavo isolate NT-WF06-2002-E0010 breed Aviagen turkey brand Nicholas breeding stock chromosome 15, Turkey_5.1, whole genome shotgun sequence genome:
ACAAGACTGGTGCCTGAgtatcagctgtgctggggctgagctTTAGCATTGTAATGTTCTATCTGGTGAGCTGAGTTCTCAACTGGAAACCCAGACTGAGATATGTCAAAGGAATATATGAAAGCCTAGAATGGACAATTTCTTACCCCCCTGGAGACACCTGGGCCTACAGACAGTGCCGAATTACTGCTGATTTTAGTGTCCTGTAGGAAACTAGAGCAGATTTAGACATTTGTAGGTCTGAATCTGAAGGACTCATTCAATTTATTAAATATGAGAGCTCAATGGGGAAAGGGGGAGCTGCCCCTTTAGTTTTACTAAGTCCTAGTTTAAGCTACATGGAGAATCTCCATATGAATGTCTAATCTTTCAGGAATTTTACTGAGATCTCTGCTGACCATATTGTTCAGAGCAAATTTGTTAGATTAATTATGATTAATTTCATAGAACAGTTGTTATTTTGGTtaggaaaaaaacctgcaaCGTCCTTTTTCCAATAGGTATTGCTTCACAGTTTTGTAAGACATCATGTTCATGGTGAGATGGCTTAAAATTGAATGCTCATGTTCTGTTCTCTCCCTGcccaattttttatttttgtttttaaccattTTTATGCTGAGTTCTCACAAGGTGAACAATATATAAAGGTGGAATGACAAGCCCCACCACCTGAGCCATGACTATAAGTTATATTTTTCCAGCTGGTAATGTAAGTAATATGTTGtttaagtgggaaaaaaaaaactactctACAAATCCCTCAACCCAACCAGCGCAGGTTGGATGCTGAACACTAATAGAGAGCAGTCTGCATCCAATactcactgggaaaaaaaatatttgtcaacCCTTCCCCCACCTGCACTGCCTGAAAAATATTCCTTCAGAATATCTGCAGTACGTGGTAGTGTTCCCATCAGCCGCAGCTCGGGATCtgtctttctctgctttcttctgttttaccAGGTACTTCTAGAGAATTTAGATTTCACAGGACTCTCAGGCACCAGTATGTCCCTGATCTGTGCCGCAGTCAGGAACAGCCCAAGGCTCTGTAGCTCAGCAGGTCATCAACACTGCATCCAAATCCTCATATGCAAGTCAGAGCCTTAAGGTTTGAGTTTTGGAGTGACTCACTGCTCCCAGGTGTTGCTGACTACCCTGGGGAGCAATGGGTGCACACTGTCTTTGCAAAATGAGGACAGCAGAAAGGATACCTGAATGGACGATACAAAAAAACTTAGAGGCATCTCATGTTGCTTGTTGAGAATGTATGTTATTTTTGTCTGTGCTGTTGTGAAAATGCAACGTGTACTTCTATGGGAAAGGGGGGAAGGAACACAAGCCAACACGCTTGTGTTGGTGGGAGCTTAACATCTTCCAGTGATGTCAGGAGGCTCAGATCAAACCTTATTCCATGTTTTATGGTGGATGGGGAGACTTTTGGTGTGGCTGTGATGTTATCTCTGCTCTGTTCCAGCAGACACACTCCACTCTTAGGGGAACCTTTGGGAGCTGTATATGACTGTGGGGAAGGGGTGGGCAAGTATCCCCCTCCAGCTACCCTCTCAAGCAGTCACACATGATAAATTCATGCCTGTAGCACTTCTAGGTTTTATCTGCTCACTAAATTTTATTTCCCctctgtgtgtgtttatattGCTCAGAGACTGCCAAGGTTCAtgttattcattaaaaaaaagaaaaagaaaaaagggaggtTTATTAGGTATTCCAgctctatgattctttgatgtTTGAATGCTAATTAAGCTTTGTATTTTCTGGAATAGAGGTGGATCTTAGCTCTGACTTGACAAAATATCTGggaatgtatttttccttccttttcctctggGCTTTAACATCGGATGCAACATTTCATCCCAGAACAATTTTACACTATGCATCATCATGTGTAATATTGTGTCACGCTGTAATTTTGCAAGTGCACGAAATGGCAGGAGGGAGGTGAAAATGGGCTCAATTACACccaggagggagaagaaagctCAGCGGAAGGGACCTGCTCCTGGGAGGTAATGAATTGGGTGTCAGCACTTTGCTGGAGCAGAGCGCCAGAGCGGATgggaatttattattttagggGCTCAGTGGGCAGGCAAGAGGAAAGGAACCAGTCAAATCACATTACTAATGGTCATTTCCGTAGGCTGTGTGCACACAGGGgatttagaaaaagaagagacaTTCATTCCAACTCCAGACAGCTCAGttctttctggttttgaaagCCAAAAGAAGAACTTGGCCATTTTATCTAGCTTAGAGTGAGAGGCTTTCAAAACAACTTCGGCAACAGCTCTTGCGGAAGGAAGGCATGGGACTGTTCTGGATGGGAGAGACAACCAACAACTCAGGGAATGTTCCCCTTTCACAGCCTCTTCTttagctgcagtcagccctgaaGGATCCCCGAAGGATTTGATTTGAAGTAggccttccttgttgcatctTTGCATGCCCTGACAATGTTCCTCTATTTCTCCCAAGTTGCCAGCACCCACACTCTgtagattttcttctgtttgagtttttccatgagctccttgctcaccCATGTGGTTCTCCTGCCATCTTTGTCTGATTTCTTACTCTTAGGGATGTACTGATCTTTAGCTAGCCCTTCTATTTGCTAAACAAAGCTAGAGAATGAGCATCTTATTTCTCAGAAACAAGAGATGCTTTCTCACTGAGTTATGCTCTGTATATTCATGGATGGTATTTAGCATAATTTCAGTGAACTTTGTTACTTCCTTTAAGCTGATCCTAAGTTTGTTCCTCCAGGTTAACCAAAGCAAGATTTCTTCATTCACTGTAGGTTGTAATTATGGAGAACTGAGCATTTCTTAGTTACTGAGCCCGTTGCCAAGACTAGCCTCTGAACACTGGCTTTGGTAGACCAAGACCAGGAAGGTACTGCCTTCGTATGTGCATTACTACATACAGTGTTATGAGAGGAGTTACTGGGTCTACTGTGCTCTTCTTTTAGATGAGAAAGAATTGGTGGACATTTTTTTCTATGGGGAGACATGCTCTTTCACATTGACCTGCAAGATCAGGGTCTTTTTGGAGAGGGTTCTTTTCTGCAGGTCTTCTGTTGGAAAGAGTAGAGAGTGTAGGCATGCATAATCCAGGAAGTCCGTTCAAACTCACAGTCAGATGTGTTTTGCTGGAGAGGAAGTGGAGCACATTTTTTCTTGGTCACTGGTCAAATTCATACAGCTGTTCTTCTCTTTTACCAGCTATCTCTTCAGCACACCAAGACTTTTACACATGTTCTCTGATGAGACCCAGTAATAAGTTCTTCTCCCTGTGCCCCTGTGCACCTGCCTTTTGCTTAATTAACCCATTTTGCAACAGATTAAGCCCTAAGGAGGATGGCTTAATATGAGCAGTTATTCTAAAAGGAGAGTCAGGACTTTAATGAACTGTTCACCACTAGAAAATCCTATTAGCTACAATCTTACCCAGTCATCTTACCTTTTTGCacttttattctaaaatattctgatttaaCAATGAATTTATGAATTGCTTCTGCTAGACAAAGTCTCCATACCTCTCTTTTTCCTGGGATTTGAACAGGATGTGATGGGTCAGATTTGGCATAGTACATGTAGACATAACTTCACTCTTACTTTTTGCCTTAAAAAAGCCACCAAACTTGTAGCTCTGGATCTTCTAGAATTCGCCAAGGCTGCTTTAGCTTCTCTGAGAAAATGTGCCAATGCCTTACGTGCTTAGAAATGCATCTCACCAGGCACTGCAATCCTCTACAGGATCGGTGAGTGTGGGATGTCCCTTctgcacagcaaagcaatgacAGTGATCCCTCTGAGTCTGTGCAGGGATTGCATGTCTTACAGGTTCGCAGAATGACAGCTACTGCGATGACTAAAGGGGGGACTTGGAGCAAAATTCAGAGTGAGTCAATGTTAAGCAATTAGCATGCATGTATTGATATATTACGTTATTGATATAGAAGCAATACTATATTGACAAATTCTGAGATGTATCCAGTGTGTTATTTGTTAGCTGCTGTTCTTTACAAGCTTGGTCGCTATACTGTGGGAATTAACTCTGATTTTCCCCTCTGTACTATGACCAATCTCCTACGCATAGTAAAGGAACAACTTCTGCTTGTACATACTATTGAATTTCCTTAGACACCTgtaaaagaacataaaaatagtTGTGATGTAACTGGAACAGCAGAAGGATGGGTGGACCAACATAATTAGAATTACTGAATAATtagatagaaatgaaaaaatctaGCTCTTCCTTGCTAGGACAGTAAATGACAATAGCTACCTTTCATACAGGTAAGTGCAGCCCTGTTATTGGGGAGAGGGCATATTTTGGATGTCTGTTTTCTCTATAAGGATAAGCACATGCCTGGTTTGGTGGGAATATGCCTGCAGGGTAAACACACGGTCCATGCCTTTTCCTGCCATTGCAGTTCCCTTAGTGGTTCAGTTTTGATGTAATCAGGGAGAGTCTGCAGTCTTGAGCTCTGCTCCTGGTGGGAAAGTTGGAGCCAGGAGCAAGCAGATTGAGTCTGCAGGTAGGAAAAAGCTTCAAAAATCCTCATCCCTCTTGTAAACTCATGCTTAACCTCAACCTTTTGTTGTAGGATCATCCTCAGTGCAAGCTCCGATAGGCTCACAGAGCTCAGGAAATTGCAGCACCTTCCTCATGCAGGCAAACATTCTGCCAAATTCTGCCTGGTGGtgcccagctccagctccctgcCCACGCTGCTGGCTATGCAACAGTTCTAAATGATCCTTTACTGCTGTTCCCACCCCCATCATCTCACTAAGTGTCTTTATTTGATTATGAGCCCTAGTTTGCGTGCTAACACTGAAGCTCCAGggattatgatttttttcatgcCAATCTGGATTGGCATGAGACAGCAGTCTCAACAGGATGAATTACTGTAATAAGATAGTAGAAGTCCAGAGGCTTTTGCATGGCATTTGCTGAACTACCAGCTGGGACGAAGAAAGCTTCAGGCAAAGGGACAAGGGAGTTGGTGTTGTCCCAGGTGTTTCAGACATACACCCCTATGCATACACTCTGATGAAGTGATTATCAACTTGAACCTCAGTGCATTTGAACAATGTGTGTTTGAGACTCTTGCTCAGCCTGTAGGAAGGACACAGGTTTTAGCTCAGCTAAAACCAAGGGTCAGGGCTTCAATCCAGGCATTTGAAGGGGGAGAGTAAACCTtctgcctccctgctcctggGCATGCTGTGGGTATACGTGCTGGCTTTTGTCAGTGGTCGGCTGTTCTCTTTTTACAGCTTTGATAAATTGAGgatttcttcccattttctgcAAGCTACTCAAGGAGTAACATCACCTTGCAGCAGAAGACACAAAGGGACGTGCTCCTAAAGCTTCATTCTTCCTAACTGCTCACCTCCCTCTGCTATCAGAAAAATTATATCTTGCCACGGCTGTGAGGCAGCTTATCTGCACAGATTAGGCTCTGAATGTGGAGCTCTGGCTGCTGGTGGGTCCTGCTGGGCCAGCAGGTGATGAGAGCCTGGGAACGCAAAGTCTCCAAGAAGGCCAAAAGCACTGCAAGAGTTAAACACAGGAATGTGCACTCCTGAAAGTCTTGGGGTAGGGGGCTGGGGGGAATGGAAATGATGTGATGATTCAGGGCTATTGGATCTAGCCTTCATTCAATTACCATGCTTAGTTAAGTACTGCACAGTGGAGTGAAGGCTGCAGTCTGTTAGGATGGATGTTACTATAAGTCTTTTAATTATGAGGTTGCTCATATGCCATTTTAACATGTGTAGAGTAACATTATCCTTCTTTTGTAGGTCACTATTCTCATAAGTCTGGCTCTTGCATTCCTTGCCTGCATAGTGTTTCTTGTGGTATACAAAGCCTTTACTTATGACCACAGTTGCCCAGATGGATTTGTTTATAAGGTAAGAAACTTCAGACGGATGAATTGCCTGAGATAATGATAGACTCTAAATGACTACATGGTTACAGTCTGGTCTGCTTTTTTGACCAGGCCAAACAGAACATTTGGCAAGAATGTGTTGAAATGGGAAAAGTGTTATGGGAAATGTGGGGTTGCATCTGCTTCCATCAGCTACTGTTACACTGTAATTGTTGGGATTAGCTTTGGTGAACACTACAGACAGATGTTCAGGAACAATCCCTCCTATTTGTGAATAGATTTATTGCAGCTGGAATATCCCATGTTTGCTTCCCACGCATTGAAGGGACAAAGGTTTACTAGCATACATTTTAATGCAAGGCAAGCTCCCAGAGTGCAGGCACATGTGtcctttctggaagaaatccaAATTTGCCCACTGTATTCATTTATTGTGCTTTTGAGCATCTATCAAGAACAAAAGCATGCAACCTAGTTTCTGAAAACTTTCTGCCCTGCAGTTTTTACATCAAATACTCACAGAGAACTATTTGCTTGCTCTgttgagattaaaaaataataataataattgcaaAATAGGTCTCTCACTCTTTGCTACAAATGAACTCATAAACACACAGGAGGCTTGACCACACTGAGAATGGTCTGTGAGCTGGAAAATAGAGTAAGCTTATTTTTACAGTAGCTATTGTGAATTATTCTCTTAGGTTGTATAAAAGTGAATTTAGGACTCAGACGTGAATTTTAGAATCAGATCCAGACCTGAACTTCTGGAAAGATTAAAGGCTTTGAACTCAGATTTCTGCTAATCACATTGGTATGGGAGCTGGGTTGTCTCATCATTTAATAATAATCATACCTGGGGCCCTTTATATCACTGGTCCTACTTTGTGAATGCCATCCTGTCTGATATTTTGTACTGTTTCATTGCTCTTTTACAGCTGTTGCAAAGTGAATTGATTTATCTGCGCAGTTCTTAGCACCCAAGTAGCGTAGAGGAGACACACTGGCAGTGTCTGCACAGCCAAGAAACTCTGACAAGGTCCGGACAGTTGGGCCATGCTTCCTGCCATCCTTCCAAGGTGGTTATCCTACAGGTCAGAGACGAGGCATAGCAACAGAGCTGCATATCTGCAGCTTACTCTGCCTCTGTCTGTCCTCTGCCTGGCTGAGGATTAATTCTGAACTTCACTCTATGGAGCTCTCTCTGCATCAGGACGGAAGCTGCCCCATGTACTCTAGTAGGACTCCTGGCAGGGACATCGGCCCTTGTATTGTGCCAGTAACATACTGAAACCCTcaaatcttcattttacagCCCCCATTTCCAACCCAGCAACGAAATCTGCCTACAGTCAGGGTTGCCAGTAGCAACAGGCTTGAAAGGCTGCTGCCGAGTCTAAACTTTGTGCATTCCCACATGGCTGCTGAAAGGCAGTAGGGGTTGTGCAGCAGATGCTCTCACTGCAGCATATGAGTCAAACTTCATCTACGCAAGCACCTAACAACgagatttttaaaaggagaGCCTAAGGCTGATAGGACCCTTCTTTACTTCTcttgctttctcctcctttctagCATAAGCGGTGCATCCCAGCCTCCCTGGATGCCTACTACTCTGCACAGGATTCCAACTCCCGGGGCAGGTTCTACACCGTCATCAGCCACTACAGCATGGCCAAGCAGACCAGTTCCCGGGCTGTATCGCCCTGGCTGTCCTCAGGATCAGTAAACCATGAAGCCAAGGCTGCCAAAACAGAAGGTCATTAAAATTAACGAGTGGTGATGGGCGAAGTGGGAGGGTGGGGGGACAACACCGTGTCTATACTGCATTGCTCTAATTGAGAGTGGGTGCTGTCCTAGCAGCACGATGGGAATAAATAAGACCCAAGTGCGGGAGTCATCTTAATGGATATTTCTTTTTGTGCATTGTTCTCGTTGATTTGTAACCGAGTCGAGCTCTTGTACAAAGGCATGTTTGATGTTGACTGTACCTTAcgatgtaaaaatatttttaaatcattgctTAACTAtttgttagaaaaagaaattaaaaacaaaaaaagcaaattagaTAAACAGCCAGAGAGGATAAAAGCAGCAAAGGGAATCCTGCAAAACATTGCCATTGCTGAAAGCTGTGACTCAGACTTAACATGCAGTTGAAGAATAGCTGAAACCCTTTTAAGAGACAGGGTAGTGAGAACCTGTCAGAAAGACACTGTAGTGTTGTTTAGCTTGCCAAAGGGGGGATAATTGGTATCAAACCGAATCCAATATCAATGTGCATTTGCTGATAGATACAAGGATCCCCTCCTCCCTCAAATATGCACAGGTGCAAAAGCACATGCACACATACCTGAACAGGGGCTTATGCAAATCCAGGAAGATCCAGGCATTCCTAAAGAGCTGTCACTGCTCCGCTGATCTCAACTGGGCTCTGAAGCCCTGGCTGGTGTGTGGATGTGGAGCAGGATAAAAACTGCTGTAGTGAAAGCAGGAGTGTATTTGTGAGCACAGAGATGGTGGCAGTCAGAAGATCAGGGCTTTATCTACTTCTGGCATGGATTTCCTGAGCGACCTTTAGTAAGTGATGTGAGGTTTCATCCTTTGAGGCCTTCTTCCTGAGGGTCACAAGGAGACCAGGAAATGCCATTATTATAGCATGAGGAGCCTCCCAAGAGTGGTGATAGTATAAAATACTGTTAAGCCTCTAACTTAATTTTCCCCTCACCCATGAAAAAAGATGCTCCAGCTTCCCTCCTCCAACTCCCAATACCGAAATCTTTAATGTCACTCTGGGCAGTCAGGGAGGGGTTGGCCATAACATGCTCTCAGAGTAGAAGGGTCCCATTGGATCTCTTGCATACCCAGACCAGACCCCAAGCTTTGGCCAATACCAGCTGGTGTAAAACATCTTCTCCCCACAAATGGCAGTTAAAACAGAGTGGTGGGACTTTAAAAAAAGGGGTTCTGTTATTCAGAGCCACCATTCAGCTCATTATTGTGAGGTTATTCTGCTTGGCAGGagatgctgagcagcaggagcagagtgCAAGGTTTACGTCATTCTAAGGCTGCTTTTTTCAGATTTGTGGCTAGACTGGGATGGAAATTAGGAACTGACCCCTTCTTCCCCGCATTGGGCAGTTTTGTCCTCCATTTTGCATACATAGACACTAGAGGGTGTAAATGAGGGCAGAACTCCTCAGTCCTAACAGGCATCATGATAAATAACTGTATAGTGTAGCTAAAAATGTAGTGCCAAATGCCATTGTCTGATTTCCTATCCTCCCTTCTCCTTCCATCTGTAAATTCATTTCTCACTCAAAATGTACAAACCACTCCCTCCACCAAAAATCCAAACTCCAGCAAACCACTGAACAGTTTATAATTTTGTGGTGTATTTTTTGTCAGTAGGTAGCAGAGACTGAAGTATTTTTTGGTGTAATTCTTGAACTTTTCTGACGGGATTAAAATAAAGCTAGATGTGACTGAGTGTCTCTGTGGCTTGGGCAGGTTTCTTTGGTGACATgttgggaggtggtggtggggatGGTGATGGGTGCATGTCCGGAGCTGCAGAATGAGGCTGAACTCATTACTCTATTAGaatcctatttttcttttcccaaatgtTTTGACATGGAAAGTAGGCAAAAATACCTCTCTTTAGCCTGCATCATCATGTGCTATTATGTGCTACTCCTATCAGGATGTCTGCActtgctgcagtgcagcagtcgtggtggaaaagaaatgcagcgGTTACAAAATCGATTTTCCACAGGTCCTTGTGGAGCAGGGCACATCTCAGACCTATCCTGTGACCTTGAGAAAAGACCCAGGTGGGTTCTGACAGCCTCAGAGTCAGGATGGATCTGGGACAGAATCTAGGCTTGGAGCAACATCAGTCTTTTCTCCAGCATCCTCTCAAACACGGTGATTAAACAGCTAAAAATAAGGACTTATGCTTTTGATTGGTGATTCTTGACTTTACAGAGGGAATTCCTTTCCCCTGCTGTTTTAAGGCCAATGACTGCTAGAAACTTTGGCTGGCAGCAATGTGTCCTTTGCCATCTGCTCCTGGGGCAAGtgagctctcctgctgcagcaagCTTAGGAAGGAGAGCTGGTGCAAGAAGAGCGCTGCGGGGGAATACTGCTGACAAgccaagagctgctgctgaacttTGGAAAAGTTGAGCTCTGAATGTAAACTCCACAGCTTAGTTTCTAATGAAACCACAACTTATTCATCTCACATTGTTCAGAAAGCAGATTGTGTTTCCTCAAATCCTTCAAGTCTTTGAAATGGAATGATACTCTGGCATTAAATTGGCTCATTCCCAAAGGCTGAAGAATGATTTATAAAAACCTTTCCTTAAAAANNNNNNNNNNNNNNNNNNNNNNNNNNNNNNNNNNNNNNNNNNNNNNNNNNNNNNNNNNNNNNNNNNNNNNNNNNNNNNNNNNNNNNNNNNNNNNNNNNNNAAAAAAAGTGTATTCAGAACTGTGAAATTGAGCTACTGTAGGAGAGAAACCGCTCTGGTGTTAGAGGTCACTACTGAGTACTTGTGAAATGTATTAAATGGCTTCAGCACGCTTTGCAGAATTGAGTCATAGGATAATTTGACCATGGTATTTCTATTGCCACTCTCCCAGTAATACCCTAACCATATATTTACTTTAATAACTCATTTGAATTGAAAGGGTCTAGTTATTATTAGATAAGTGAGTCAGTGGGGATAGCTATTTCTATTTAATAAAGGAAAGATCAAAATCTATATGGAGCagagtggaggaaaaaaaaccagacCCAGAGAAGACTCATGGGagagcaaaagaaagcaaacaaccCAACTCCAGCTGAAAGTTCCATTACTGCAAATGTTGTTATTATGGTTCTTGTACAAGCTGCTGTAGAGCTTCCAATAAcaacaatatattttaaactcaGTAACAAACAGAGATAGGCTATATTGAAGTTGCAGCGTAtctaatttcagtttttaaaagccTCCTTCAAAGCCGATCATATGTTTTCAGAGGTGATTATAGTAGCATATCTGTGACAGTGCAATCTCATCCTGGCTGTTACCTGTTTGTGAAATCTGCAGCTTCTGACTGGCTCTGCAGAGTCGTGTTTTTGCAGGTTATGGCCTGGGTGGGATCTCCATCTCAGCTCTTCATGAAGCTGACTAAAGTGAGCCTTCCCTGTATTTCTCCAATGTGTGTGTGGTGACCAAGTCATCTCCTGCTTCTTCATCTGTGACTTACTCTGTCTGTGCCACGAGTCCCTTTGGGCAAGCCTCTCCTAATTGCTAGATAGCTGCAGTGGGCTCAGCTTCTCAAAACATTCTATAGAGTCTTCTCTATAGACGTTCCCTGATGTTGGCTGTTTCTGGCACATGGGAGACTCCTTTTCTGATGGATAAATGTTGAATTCTCCAccaaaatatgtatttgagTCACTGGGACTGGAAGAGTTGATTTCATATCTAAGAGGTGGGTTCTGGAACTGTTTGTCCTATCTGAAGTTGCAGGAAGGGATGAATGAAAAGTATCAGCACGTGAATGAGCTCACCTAAAGGGGCAAGGGCATCCTGAGCAGGCAGCCATCCCATGGTGTTACTGGCAGAACACATGGAAAAGATAAGGAATCACTAAAGAGATGGGGATGCCATGATGGGAACTCAACTGCTCTCAGCCAAGGCTCAGGAGTAGGAGGAAGAAATTGTGAGTGATTGAGCCTGAGAAAAATtgagagcaagagaaaaagaggctGCTACCAGCATGGAAGTAAGTATGGCTTTTCTATTCTGACCTAATGACCCCAAAGCACTATATCCTGCTTGACTAATACAAATCACCTTGTTTTGGAAAAGCTGCCCGTTGTTGCTATGAATATCTGCTGACTGCAGCACACTCAAGGGGAATCACTGCACATCTCGAGTGCAAATCGTCTTGGGCTGCCTGGAAAAGCAGTGTCAGAAAGAGAGGGGCTGATGCAGGACCCTGCTGGCTGGTGATGACCCCTTCTGAAAACACAAATGT
This genomic interval carries:
- the NSG2 gene encoding neuronal vesicle trafficking-associated protein 2, with the translated sequence MVKLGSNLNDKNSKPPSSEDGFQTVPLITPLEVNHLQFPAPEKVIVKTRTEYQPDQKNKGKLRVPKIAEFTVSFTDGVTERLKVTILISLALAFLACIVFLVVYKAFTYDHSCPDGFVYKHKRCIPASLDAYYSAQDSNSRGRFYTVISHYSMAKQTSSRAVSPWLSSGSVNHEAKAAKTEGH